In the Muricauda sp. MAR_2010_75 genome, one interval contains:
- a CDS encoding formylglycine-generating enzyme family protein translates to MVLKHKSALFIILFVFLIGCRTKTDGANESIGITEIEGPPKLTDSPTEAPEGMVWIPGGEFMEGAVAKDKMAMMHEKPAHQVHVDGFFMDIHEVTNEQFVKFVDETGYVTVAEREIDWEEMKKQLPEGTPKPHDSILQPGSLVFKKTKSSVTNLYDYSQWWEWKIGANWKHPNGPESTIKDKENEPVVHIALEDALAYCKWAGRRLPTEAEWEYAARAGKKDELFFWGSDVSQLSSHANSWEGEFPLNNTKEDGFERRAPVMSYPKNDFGLYDMAGNVWEWTSDWYNTNYYKELADKNEVTQNPKGAFEAYNPSNPYAKEKVIKGGSFLCSASYCASYRISARMATSPDSGMEHLGFRTVMPVKMPRNK, encoded by the coding sequence ATGGTATTAAAGCATAAATCGGCACTTTTTATTATCCTGTTTGTCTTCCTGATAGGGTGCAGGACCAAAACAGATGGAGCAAATGAATCCATTGGCATAACAGAAATAGAGGGGCCTCCAAAATTAACAGATTCACCGACCGAAGCACCAGAAGGTATGGTTTGGATACCAGGTGGAGAATTTATGGAGGGTGCCGTCGCTAAGGACAAAATGGCCATGATGCATGAAAAGCCGGCGCACCAGGTGCACGTTGACGGTTTTTTTATGGACATCCATGAGGTCACCAATGAACAGTTCGTCAAATTTGTGGATGAGACCGGTTACGTAACTGTCGCAGAACGGGAAATTGATTGGGAGGAAATGAAGAAACAATTGCCAGAGGGCACTCCCAAACCCCATGACTCCATTTTGCAGCCAGGGTCCCTTGTGTTCAAAAAAACCAAATCCAGTGTGACTAACCTATATGATTATTCGCAATGGTGGGAATGGAAGATAGGTGCCAATTGGAAACATCCCAACGGGCCGGAAAGCACTATTAAGGACAAGGAAAATGAGCCTGTGGTGCACATTGCCCTTGAGGATGCCCTGGCCTATTGTAAGTGGGCGGGAAGGAGATTACCCACCGAGGCCGAGTGGGAATATGCCGCACGGGCAGGCAAAAAGGACGAGCTGTTCTTTTGGGGAAGCGATGTCTCGCAGTTGAGTTCCCATGCCAATTCGTGGGAAGGGGAATTTCCGTTGAACAATACCAAAGAGGATGGATTTGAGCGTAGGGCCCCCGTGATGAGCTATCCCAAGAACGACTTTGGCCTTTACGATATGGCCGGAAATGTCTGGGAATGGACTAGCGACTGGTACAACACGAATTATTATAAGGAACTTGCGGACAAAAACGAGGTTACCCAAAACCCTAAAGGGGCTTTTGAGGCCTATAATCCCTCGAACCCATATGCCAAGGAAAAAGTGATCAAGGGCGGGTCTTTCCTATGCAGTGCCTCCTATTGTGCCAGCTACCGGATAAGTGCCCGTATGGCCACCAGTCCTGATTCGGGAATGGAGCATTTAGGGTTTAGGACAGTAATGCCGGTAAAAATGCCCAGAAACAAATAG